The following coding sequences lie in one Crassostrea angulata isolate pt1a10 chromosome 10, ASM2561291v2, whole genome shotgun sequence genomic window:
- the LOC128168293 gene encoding ubiquitin carboxyl-terminal hydrolase 7-like isoform X2, translated as MNHVNDHGERDKLQDVEMDIDQKKEENKEGGDDANMMQMNGDIQGNGATNQEDAEMEEDECRSEATFRYTVENISKLKETALSPPCMVRNLPWKIMCQPRPGSERHNQKTMGFFLQCNAESDSVSWSCNASATLKLIHQTNEAESHTKKIQHLFYSKENDWGYSNFIVWNELLDPNRGFVADDKIILEVHVKADAPHGVSWDSKKHTGFVGLKNQGATCYMNSLLQTLFFTNKLRKAVYLMPTESDDSDKSVPLALQRVFYELQFSDKPVGTKKLTKSFGWETLDTFMQHDVQELCRVLLENMESKMKATVVENTIPRLFEGKTLSYIRCKHIDYCSSKEEAFYDIQLNLKGKKNVYESFQDYIKVESLDGENKYDAGEHGLQEAEKGVSFLSFPPVLHLHLLRFMYDPMADAYVKINDRFEFPERLNLDKFLNPKEKKDKTPASYILHAVLVHSGDNHGGHYVVYIAPRGDSKVKTGQNWCKFDDDVVSRCTKQEAVDNNFGGHDEEVAVKHCTNAYMLVYIRESCLNDVLCEVTEADIPQTLIERLAEERRLEAQKRKERTEAHLYMTIQVVSNDNFYGHQGNDLFDPDRVNYRTFKVKKSCSISEFLDIIAENMKYPLQQMRVWPIQSRQNQTVRPTFLDLDTYGHKTVQETADSESPWTVWVETLSPESGLQELPVFDKDNVLIFVKLYDPKTASISFCGHMYVPISAKVSELMPDLCRRAGFPINTPLTLFEEVKPNMVELIDDVNLPLEKTLEELMDGDIIVFQRDDPEVHQYELPTAKDYFKDLYYRVEVIFCDKLNPSDPGFSLDLSMRMNYDQMANAVAQYLHTDPYLLQFFKPQSYREGPGNAIRCTFEGNLKDLLLYSKPKQPRKLYYQQLNIRINELENKKQFKCTWVNSKLKEEKELVLYPNKNGRVSDLLEEAKKQVTLSEDGSGKLRLLEVISYKIYSIQREETLLDLLSSQGSTKSYRIEEIPLDEVNLSSNETLIPVAHFQKEVFSTFGVPFLLKIKQNEPFSAVKERVQKKLDIPDKEFEKYKFAVVVMGRVEHISDEDQNIRVDLDIFKPHAIQGANMQARPWLGLDHVNKTPKRTRYNYLEKAIKIHN; from the exons ATGAATCATGTGAATGACCATGGTGAAAGGGATAAGTTACAAGATGTGGAAATGGATATTGATCAAAAGAAGG AGGAGAACAAGGAAGGCGGAGATGATGCCAACATGATGCAGATGAATGGTGACATCCAAGGAAATGGAGCAACAAATCAGGAAGATGCTGAGATGGAAGAAG ATGAGTGTCGATCAGAGGCAACATTTAGATATACTGTTGAAAACATAAGCAAGTTAAAAGAAACGGCCCTCAGTCCTCCTTGTATGGTTCGCAATCTTCCATG gaaAATCATGTGCCAACCAAGACCTGGCAGTGAGAGACACAACCAGAAAACCATGGGCTTCTTCCTGCAGTGTAATGCTGAGTCAGATTCTGT ATCCTGGTCGTGCAATGCATCAGCTACACTCAAGTTGATTCATCAGACAAATGAGGCTGAAAGTCACACAAAGA AAATACAACATCTGTTCTACAGTAAAGAAAATGACTGGGGCTACAGTAATTTCATTGTCTGGAAT GAACTTTTGGATCCCAACCGAGGTTTTGTGGCTGATGACAAGATAATACTGGAGGTGCATGTTAAAGCTGATGCTCCTCATGGCGTTAG CTGGGACTCTAAGAAACACACAGGCTTTGTGGGACTCAAAAATCAAGGAGCAACATGCTACATGAACTCTCTTCTACAAACCCTGTTTTTCACCAACAAATTAAGAAAG GCAGTATACCTGATGCCCACGGAGTCCGATGACAGTGATAAGAGTGTGCCACTGGCTCTACAGAGGGTGTTCTATGAACTCCAGTTTAGTGATAAACCTGTAGGAACTAAGAAACTAACAAAATCCTTTGG ATGGGAGACTTTAGACACTTTCATGCAGCATGATGTCCAAGAGCTCTGTCGTGTG CTACTAGAAAACATGGAAAGTAAAATGAAGGCTACAGTTGTAGAGAACACGATTCCTAGGCTGTTTGAAGGAAAAACTTTG TCTTATATTCGATGTAAGCATATTGACTACTGTTCAAGCAAAGAGGAGGCTTTCTATGATATTCAACTAAACTTAAAAGGCAAAAAGAATG TATATGAATCATTTCAAGATTACATCAAAGTGGAGTCGCTGGATGGAGAGAATAAGTATGATGCAGGTGAACATGGCCTACAG GAAGCTGAGAAGGGCGTGTCTTTCCTAAGTTTCCCTCCTGTACTTCATCTTCATCTGCTTCGATTTATGTATGATCCAATGGCTGATGCTTATGTTAAAATCAATGACAG ATTTGAGTTTCCTGAACGTCTTAATTTGGACAAATTTCTAAATCCCAAAGAAAAGAAGGACAAGACCCCCGCTAGCTATATCCTCCACGCTGTTCTGGTCCACAGCGGGGATAACCACGGGGGTCACTATGTGGTGTACATAGCTCCCAGAGGGGACAGCAAGGTAAAGACAGGACAAAAT TGGTGTAAGTTTGATGATGATGTAGTGTCCAGGTGTACGAAGCAAGAAGCGGTAGACAACAACTTTGGAGGACATGATGAGGAAGTGGCCGTCAAGCACTGTACAAATGCCTACATGTTGGTGTACATACGGGAAAGCTGTTTAA ATGATGTTTTGTGTGAAGTAACTGAAGCAGACATTCCACAGACTTTAATAGAGAGACTGGCTGAAGAAAG gagGCTGGAAGCTCAGAAGAGAAAAGAGCGGACAGAGGCTCATCTATACATGACAATACAAGTTGTGTCAAATGACAATTTCTATGGACATCAAGGAAATGATTTGTTTGATCCAGATAGAGTGAATTATCGGACATTTAAAGTGAAAAAGTCGTGTAGTATATCAGAATTCTTGGATATTATTGCTGAGAATATG AAGTACCCTCTGCAACAGATGAGGGTATGGCCAATCCAAAGTCGCCAGAATCAAACAGTCAGACCAACATTTCTAGATTTGGATACATATGGACATAAAACG GTACAGGAGACAGCGGACAGTGAGAGTCCATGGACAGTGTGGGTGGAGACACTGAGTCCAGAGAGTGGACTACAGGAGCTTCCTGTGTTTGATAAAGATA ATGTCCtgatatttgtaaaattgtacGACCCCAAAACAGCATCAATTTCCTTTTGTGGTCATATGTATGTGCCAATCTCGGCCAAAGTTT CGGAACTGATGCCAGATTTGTGTAGACGGGCAGGTTTCCCAATCAACACACCTCTTACACTCTTCGAG GAAGTGAAGCCCAACATGGTGGAGTTGATAGATGACGTCAACCTGCCCTTGGAGAAGACTCTGGAGGAGCTGATGGATGGTGATATAATTGTCTTTCAAAGGGATGACCCTGAAGTTCACCAGTATGAACTGCCCACTGCCAAGGATTACTTTAA GGATCTCTACTACAGGGTTGAGGTGATATTCTGTGATAAACTAAATCCCAGTGATCCTGGTTTCTCTCTGGACTTGTCCATGAGGATGAACTACGATCAGATGGCCAATGCTGTGGCCCAATATTTACATACCGATCCATATCTGCTCCAGTTCTTTAAACCACAAAG CTATCGAGAAGGTCCAGGCAATGCAATTAGGTGTACTTTTGAGGGTAATCTAAAAGATCTCTTGTTGTACTCAAAACCGAAGCAACCtaggaaattatattatcaacaG ttGAATATAAGAATAAATGAGTTGGAGAACAAGAAGCAATTCAAGTGCACATGGGTTAACAGCAAACTCAAAGAGGAG AAAGAACTGGTGCTTTACCCCAACAAGAATGGGAGAGTATCTGACCTGCTGGAAGAAGCCAAGAAGCAGGTCACTCTGTCCGAGGACGGCTCAGGCAAACTTCG GTTGTTAGAGGTGATCAGCTATAAAATCTACTCCATACAACGCGAGGAGACATTGCTAGATCTCTTGAGCTCCCAGGGATCAACCAAAAGCTATAGGATAGAGGAAATACCGTTGGATGAAGTGAACTTAAGTTCCAATGAGACACTTATACCTGTTGCTCATTTCCAGAAG GAGGTGTTTTCCACTTTTGGTGTCCCATTCTTATTAAAGATTAAACAG AATGAGCCATTTTCTGCTGTAAAAGAAAGAGTTCAGAAGAAGCTAGATATACCAGACAAAGAATTTGAGAAG
- the LOC128168293 gene encoding ubiquitin carboxyl-terminal hydrolase 7-like isoform X3, giving the protein MNHVNDHGERDKLQDVEMDIDQKKEENKEGGDDANMMQMNGDIQGNGATNQEDAEMEEDECRSEATFRYTVENISKLKETALSPPCMVRNLPWKIMCQPRPGSERHNQKTMGFFLQCNAESDSVSWSCNASATLKLIHQTNEAESHTKKIQHLFYSKENDWGYSNFIVWNELLDPNRGFVADDKIILEVHVKADAPHGVSWDSKKHTGFVGLKNQGATCYMNSLLQTLFFTNKLRKAVYLMPTESDDSDKSVPLALQRVFYELQFSDKPVGTKKLTKSFGWETLDTFMQHDVQELCRVLLENMESKMKATVVENTIPRLFEGKTLSYIRCKHIDYCSSKEEAFYDIQLNLKGKKNVYESFQDYIKVESLDGENKYDAGEHGLQEAEKGVSFLSFPPVLHLHLLRFMYDPMADAYVKINDRFEFPERLNLDKFLNPKEKKDKTPASYILHAVLVHSGDNHGGHYVVYIAPRGDSKWCKFDDDVVSRCTKQEAVDNNFGGHDEEVAVKHCTNAYMLVYIRESCLNDVLCEVTEADIPQTLIERLAEERRLEAQKRKERTEAHLYMTIQVVSNDNFYGHQGNDLFDPDRVNYRTFKVKKSCSISEFLDIIAENMKYPLQQMRVWPIQSRQNQTVRPTFLDLDTYGHKTVQETADSESPWTVWVETLSPESGLQELPVFDKDNDVLIFVKLYDPKTASISFCGHMYVPISAKVSELMPDLCRRAGFPINTPLTLFEEVKPNMVELIDDVNLPLEKTLEELMDGDIIVFQRDDPEVHQYELPTAKDYFKDLYYRVEVIFCDKLNPSDPGFSLDLSMRMNYDQMANAVAQYLHTDPYLLQFFKPQSYREGPGNAIRCTFEGNLKDLLLYSKPKQPRKLYYQQLNIRINELENKKQFKCTWVNSKLKEEKELVLYPNKNGRVSDLLEEAKKQVTLSEDGSGKLRLLEVISYKIYSIQREETLLDLLSSQGSTKSYRIEEIPLDEVNLSSNETLIPVAHFQKEVFSTFGVPFLLKIKQNEPFSAVKERVQKKLDIPDKEFEKYKFAVVVMGRVEHISDEDQNIRVDLDIFKPHAIQGANMQARPWLGLDHVNKTPKRTRYNYLEKAIKIHN; this is encoded by the exons ATGAATCATGTGAATGACCATGGTGAAAGGGATAAGTTACAAGATGTGGAAATGGATATTGATCAAAAGAAGG AGGAGAACAAGGAAGGCGGAGATGATGCCAACATGATGCAGATGAATGGTGACATCCAAGGAAATGGAGCAACAAATCAGGAAGATGCTGAGATGGAAGAAG ATGAGTGTCGATCAGAGGCAACATTTAGATATACTGTTGAAAACATAAGCAAGTTAAAAGAAACGGCCCTCAGTCCTCCTTGTATGGTTCGCAATCTTCCATG gaaAATCATGTGCCAACCAAGACCTGGCAGTGAGAGACACAACCAGAAAACCATGGGCTTCTTCCTGCAGTGTAATGCTGAGTCAGATTCTGT ATCCTGGTCGTGCAATGCATCAGCTACACTCAAGTTGATTCATCAGACAAATGAGGCTGAAAGTCACACAAAGA AAATACAACATCTGTTCTACAGTAAAGAAAATGACTGGGGCTACAGTAATTTCATTGTCTGGAAT GAACTTTTGGATCCCAACCGAGGTTTTGTGGCTGATGACAAGATAATACTGGAGGTGCATGTTAAAGCTGATGCTCCTCATGGCGTTAG CTGGGACTCTAAGAAACACACAGGCTTTGTGGGACTCAAAAATCAAGGAGCAACATGCTACATGAACTCTCTTCTACAAACCCTGTTTTTCACCAACAAATTAAGAAAG GCAGTATACCTGATGCCCACGGAGTCCGATGACAGTGATAAGAGTGTGCCACTGGCTCTACAGAGGGTGTTCTATGAACTCCAGTTTAGTGATAAACCTGTAGGAACTAAGAAACTAACAAAATCCTTTGG ATGGGAGACTTTAGACACTTTCATGCAGCATGATGTCCAAGAGCTCTGTCGTGTG CTACTAGAAAACATGGAAAGTAAAATGAAGGCTACAGTTGTAGAGAACACGATTCCTAGGCTGTTTGAAGGAAAAACTTTG TCTTATATTCGATGTAAGCATATTGACTACTGTTCAAGCAAAGAGGAGGCTTTCTATGATATTCAACTAAACTTAAAAGGCAAAAAGAATG TATATGAATCATTTCAAGATTACATCAAAGTGGAGTCGCTGGATGGAGAGAATAAGTATGATGCAGGTGAACATGGCCTACAG GAAGCTGAGAAGGGCGTGTCTTTCCTAAGTTTCCCTCCTGTACTTCATCTTCATCTGCTTCGATTTATGTATGATCCAATGGCTGATGCTTATGTTAAAATCAATGACAG ATTTGAGTTTCCTGAACGTCTTAATTTGGACAAATTTCTAAATCCCAAAGAAAAGAAGGACAAGACCCCCGCTAGCTATATCCTCCACGCTGTTCTGGTCCACAGCGGGGATAACCACGGGGGTCACTATGTGGTGTACATAGCTCCCAGAGGGGACAGCAAG TGGTGTAAGTTTGATGATGATGTAGTGTCCAGGTGTACGAAGCAAGAAGCGGTAGACAACAACTTTGGAGGACATGATGAGGAAGTGGCCGTCAAGCACTGTACAAATGCCTACATGTTGGTGTACATACGGGAAAGCTGTTTAA ATGATGTTTTGTGTGAAGTAACTGAAGCAGACATTCCACAGACTTTAATAGAGAGACTGGCTGAAGAAAG gagGCTGGAAGCTCAGAAGAGAAAAGAGCGGACAGAGGCTCATCTATACATGACAATACAAGTTGTGTCAAATGACAATTTCTATGGACATCAAGGAAATGATTTGTTTGATCCAGATAGAGTGAATTATCGGACATTTAAAGTGAAAAAGTCGTGTAGTATATCAGAATTCTTGGATATTATTGCTGAGAATATG AAGTACCCTCTGCAACAGATGAGGGTATGGCCAATCCAAAGTCGCCAGAATCAAACAGTCAGACCAACATTTCTAGATTTGGATACATATGGACATAAAACG GTACAGGAGACAGCGGACAGTGAGAGTCCATGGACAGTGTGGGTGGAGACACTGAGTCCAGAGAGTGGACTACAGGAGCTTCCTGTGTTTGATAAAGATA aTGATGTCCtgatatttgtaaaattgtacGACCCCAAAACAGCATCAATTTCCTTTTGTGGTCATATGTATGTGCCAATCTCGGCCAAAGTTT CGGAACTGATGCCAGATTTGTGTAGACGGGCAGGTTTCCCAATCAACACACCTCTTACACTCTTCGAG GAAGTGAAGCCCAACATGGTGGAGTTGATAGATGACGTCAACCTGCCCTTGGAGAAGACTCTGGAGGAGCTGATGGATGGTGATATAATTGTCTTTCAAAGGGATGACCCTGAAGTTCACCAGTATGAACTGCCCACTGCCAAGGATTACTTTAA GGATCTCTACTACAGGGTTGAGGTGATATTCTGTGATAAACTAAATCCCAGTGATCCTGGTTTCTCTCTGGACTTGTCCATGAGGATGAACTACGATCAGATGGCCAATGCTGTGGCCCAATATTTACATACCGATCCATATCTGCTCCAGTTCTTTAAACCACAAAG CTATCGAGAAGGTCCAGGCAATGCAATTAGGTGTACTTTTGAGGGTAATCTAAAAGATCTCTTGTTGTACTCAAAACCGAAGCAACCtaggaaattatattatcaacaG ttGAATATAAGAATAAATGAGTTGGAGAACAAGAAGCAATTCAAGTGCACATGGGTTAACAGCAAACTCAAAGAGGAG AAAGAACTGGTGCTTTACCCCAACAAGAATGGGAGAGTATCTGACCTGCTGGAAGAAGCCAAGAAGCAGGTCACTCTGTCCGAGGACGGCTCAGGCAAACTTCG GTTGTTAGAGGTGATCAGCTATAAAATCTACTCCATACAACGCGAGGAGACATTGCTAGATCTCTTGAGCTCCCAGGGATCAACCAAAAGCTATAGGATAGAGGAAATACCGTTGGATGAAGTGAACTTAAGTTCCAATGAGACACTTATACCTGTTGCTCATTTCCAGAAG GAGGTGTTTTCCACTTTTGGTGTCCCATTCTTATTAAAGATTAAACAG AATGAGCCATTTTCTGCTGTAAAAGAAAGAGTTCAGAAGAAGCTAGATATACCAGACAAAGAATTTGAGAAG
- the LOC128168293 gene encoding ubiquitin carboxyl-terminal hydrolase 7-like isoform X4 — protein sequence MTAKVTRADEENKEGGDDANMMQMNGDIQGNGATNQEDAEMEEDECRSEATFRYTVENISKLKETALSPPCMVRNLPWKIMCQPRPGSERHNQKTMGFFLQCNAESDSVSWSCNASATLKLIHQTNEAESHTKKIQHLFYSKENDWGYSNFIVWNELLDPNRGFVADDKIILEVHVKADAPHGVSWDSKKHTGFVGLKNQGATCYMNSLLQTLFFTNKLRKAVYLMPTESDDSDKSVPLALQRVFYELQFSDKPVGTKKLTKSFGWETLDTFMQHDVQELCRVLLENMESKMKATVVENTIPRLFEGKTLSYIRCKHIDYCSSKEEAFYDIQLNLKGKKNVYESFQDYIKVESLDGENKYDAGEHGLQEAEKGVSFLSFPPVLHLHLLRFMYDPMADAYVKINDRFEFPERLNLDKFLNPKEKKDKTPASYILHAVLVHSGDNHGGHYVVYIAPRGDSKVKTGQNWCKFDDDVVSRCTKQEAVDNNFGGHDEEVAVKHCTNAYMLVYIRESCLNDVLCEVTEADIPQTLIERLAEERRLEAQKRKERTEAHLYMTIQVVSNDNFYGHQGNDLFDPDRVNYRTFKVKKSCSISEFLDIIAENMKYPLQQMRVWPIQSRQNQTVRPTFLDLDTYGHKTVQETADSESPWTVWVETLSPESGLQELPVFDKDNDVLIFVKLYDPKTASISFCGHMYVPISAKVSELMPDLCRRAGFPINTPLTLFEEVKPNMVELIDDVNLPLEKTLEELMDGDIIVFQRDDPEVHQYELPTAKDYFKDLYYRVEVIFCDKLNPSDPGFSLDLSMRMNYDQMANAVAQYLHTDPYLLQFFKPQSYREGPGNAIRCTFEGNLKDLLLYSKPKQPRKLYYQQLNIRINELENKKQFKCTWVNSKLKEEKELVLYPNKNGRVSDLLEEAKKQVTLSEDGSGKLRLLEVISYKIYSIQREETLLDLLSSQGSTKSYRIEEIPLDEVNLSSNETLIPVAHFQKEVFSTFGVPFLLKIKQNEPFSAVKERVQKKLDIPDKEFEKYKFAVVVMGRVEHISDEDQNIRVDLDIFKPHAIQGANMQARPWLGLDHVNKTPKRTRYNYLEKAIKIHN from the exons atgACTGCTAAGGTCACTCGTGCAGATG AGGAGAACAAGGAAGGCGGAGATGATGCCAACATGATGCAGATGAATGGTGACATCCAAGGAAATGGAGCAACAAATCAGGAAGATGCTGAGATGGAAGAAG ATGAGTGTCGATCAGAGGCAACATTTAGATATACTGTTGAAAACATAAGCAAGTTAAAAGAAACGGCCCTCAGTCCTCCTTGTATGGTTCGCAATCTTCCATG gaaAATCATGTGCCAACCAAGACCTGGCAGTGAGAGACACAACCAGAAAACCATGGGCTTCTTCCTGCAGTGTAATGCTGAGTCAGATTCTGT ATCCTGGTCGTGCAATGCATCAGCTACACTCAAGTTGATTCATCAGACAAATGAGGCTGAAAGTCACACAAAGA AAATACAACATCTGTTCTACAGTAAAGAAAATGACTGGGGCTACAGTAATTTCATTGTCTGGAAT GAACTTTTGGATCCCAACCGAGGTTTTGTGGCTGATGACAAGATAATACTGGAGGTGCATGTTAAAGCTGATGCTCCTCATGGCGTTAG CTGGGACTCTAAGAAACACACAGGCTTTGTGGGACTCAAAAATCAAGGAGCAACATGCTACATGAACTCTCTTCTACAAACCCTGTTTTTCACCAACAAATTAAGAAAG GCAGTATACCTGATGCCCACGGAGTCCGATGACAGTGATAAGAGTGTGCCACTGGCTCTACAGAGGGTGTTCTATGAACTCCAGTTTAGTGATAAACCTGTAGGAACTAAGAAACTAACAAAATCCTTTGG ATGGGAGACTTTAGACACTTTCATGCAGCATGATGTCCAAGAGCTCTGTCGTGTG CTACTAGAAAACATGGAAAGTAAAATGAAGGCTACAGTTGTAGAGAACACGATTCCTAGGCTGTTTGAAGGAAAAACTTTG TCTTATATTCGATGTAAGCATATTGACTACTGTTCAAGCAAAGAGGAGGCTTTCTATGATATTCAACTAAACTTAAAAGGCAAAAAGAATG TATATGAATCATTTCAAGATTACATCAAAGTGGAGTCGCTGGATGGAGAGAATAAGTATGATGCAGGTGAACATGGCCTACAG GAAGCTGAGAAGGGCGTGTCTTTCCTAAGTTTCCCTCCTGTACTTCATCTTCATCTGCTTCGATTTATGTATGATCCAATGGCTGATGCTTATGTTAAAATCAATGACAG ATTTGAGTTTCCTGAACGTCTTAATTTGGACAAATTTCTAAATCCCAAAGAAAAGAAGGACAAGACCCCCGCTAGCTATATCCTCCACGCTGTTCTGGTCCACAGCGGGGATAACCACGGGGGTCACTATGTGGTGTACATAGCTCCCAGAGGGGACAGCAAGGTAAAGACAGGACAAAAT TGGTGTAAGTTTGATGATGATGTAGTGTCCAGGTGTACGAAGCAAGAAGCGGTAGACAACAACTTTGGAGGACATGATGAGGAAGTGGCCGTCAAGCACTGTACAAATGCCTACATGTTGGTGTACATACGGGAAAGCTGTTTAA ATGATGTTTTGTGTGAAGTAACTGAAGCAGACATTCCACAGACTTTAATAGAGAGACTGGCTGAAGAAAG gagGCTGGAAGCTCAGAAGAGAAAAGAGCGGACAGAGGCTCATCTATACATGACAATACAAGTTGTGTCAAATGACAATTTCTATGGACATCAAGGAAATGATTTGTTTGATCCAGATAGAGTGAATTATCGGACATTTAAAGTGAAAAAGTCGTGTAGTATATCAGAATTCTTGGATATTATTGCTGAGAATATG AAGTACCCTCTGCAACAGATGAGGGTATGGCCAATCCAAAGTCGCCAGAATCAAACAGTCAGACCAACATTTCTAGATTTGGATACATATGGACATAAAACG GTACAGGAGACAGCGGACAGTGAGAGTCCATGGACAGTGTGGGTGGAGACACTGAGTCCAGAGAGTGGACTACAGGAGCTTCCTGTGTTTGATAAAGATA aTGATGTCCtgatatttgtaaaattgtacGACCCCAAAACAGCATCAATTTCCTTTTGTGGTCATATGTATGTGCCAATCTCGGCCAAAGTTT CGGAACTGATGCCAGATTTGTGTAGACGGGCAGGTTTCCCAATCAACACACCTCTTACACTCTTCGAG GAAGTGAAGCCCAACATGGTGGAGTTGATAGATGACGTCAACCTGCCCTTGGAGAAGACTCTGGAGGAGCTGATGGATGGTGATATAATTGTCTTTCAAAGGGATGACCCTGAAGTTCACCAGTATGAACTGCCCACTGCCAAGGATTACTTTAA GGATCTCTACTACAGGGTTGAGGTGATATTCTGTGATAAACTAAATCCCAGTGATCCTGGTTTCTCTCTGGACTTGTCCATGAGGATGAACTACGATCAGATGGCCAATGCTGTGGCCCAATATTTACATACCGATCCATATCTGCTCCAGTTCTTTAAACCACAAAG CTATCGAGAAGGTCCAGGCAATGCAATTAGGTGTACTTTTGAGGGTAATCTAAAAGATCTCTTGTTGTACTCAAAACCGAAGCAACCtaggaaattatattatcaacaG ttGAATATAAGAATAAATGAGTTGGAGAACAAGAAGCAATTCAAGTGCACATGGGTTAACAGCAAACTCAAAGAGGAG AAAGAACTGGTGCTTTACCCCAACAAGAATGGGAGAGTATCTGACCTGCTGGAAGAAGCCAAGAAGCAGGTCACTCTGTCCGAGGACGGCTCAGGCAAACTTCG GTTGTTAGAGGTGATCAGCTATAAAATCTACTCCATACAACGCGAGGAGACATTGCTAGATCTCTTGAGCTCCCAGGGATCAACCAAAAGCTATAGGATAGAGGAAATACCGTTGGATGAAGTGAACTTAAGTTCCAATGAGACACTTATACCTGTTGCTCATTTCCAGAAG GAGGTGTTTTCCACTTTTGGTGTCCCATTCTTATTAAAGATTAAACAG AATGAGCCATTTTCTGCTGTAAAAGAAAGAGTTCAGAAGAAGCTAGATATACCAGACAAAGAATTTGAGAAG